The Theobroma cacao cultivar B97-61/B2 chromosome 1, Criollo_cocoa_genome_V2, whole genome shotgun sequence genome contains the following window.
CCACAAGATCAAAGGAGCAGGTTGTGCTAATAACAGCTACCAACTTCAGCTTCTGTTCTTGCATTTCTCCATGGCCCTTGGTGCTGAAATCCATCaacatttttttactttttttttttgttaaaattaatcGACCAAAAtactaattaaataaaattaggtAAAAAAGGggttttgtttaattaattctAAGTGAATAGGAAATAGTAATACTAACCAAGCCCAATTGCCTCTGTTCCTTTCATTATGCGCAACCTCTTGCATGATTCAACAAACATACtgatattcaaaattaaaaggaaaaagaagattaGTTTTGTTTCATTTATGTAAATTTTGTAAAAGTTGTTAATACATTGTTGCTCtccaattatatatatatatatatagtaattatTTATGTGACTGAAAAGCTCCAAAGTGGAAAACAGTGAAGAGCTGTGAATTAATGATGGAAGGTAACTTACTCCCATGGGACATCACCAACAAGCATCCAGTCACCATCCTTGTCCTCATAGGTAGGAACATAATCCGAGCCATTAAGGAGATCCATAAGCTTGCTCTCATTCATGAAATCCTTCACTCCTTGGGATCCACAATTTCCTTCACTCAACACACATTTCATTATATCAATAAAAATCATaacattaaacaaaaaaagaataaaacaaaagaaaagaaaaggaaaacttGCTCTTGATGTAAAGCGGGTTACGTAGTACGTACCAATAGTGAAAGAACTGAACATTTTGGCTAGGGCATCAGAAAGTTCCAGGTAAGTTTTGTACATCCTCAAGTCCACTTTGCGGAGGTAAGGTGCACCATCCATGCTGACCTTCACAAAGGCGGCGTTGCCTGCACCGCCCTTCTCACTCTCCTCGCTGCTGCTCTTTTGGGTGGCGAACATGTTCTTCCGGAATGACCGGACTGGCGGCCAACCCACAACCTGCGCCCTAAAGTCATATATCATGaacttttattaaataaataactttcgCCTTCGATTTACAGTTTCATCACTGAcagaaattttcattttggaaACTAGAGTATCAAggttaaaataattacaatatcgAGGGAAAATTTAATTGTATGATATATATTCTTTGATGAGTAAGAATGATAACTCTACACGGATCTATGAAACTTTATGTATAATatcttaatttctctttgtttatATTTGGATATTAAGTAAGTAAATCTTCggatttttttttaggaaaacaaattttggttttgaatttattttatatatatatatatctccattctaattgttatttaattatatcatttactaaaaaatttacaagtCTGAACAAATATGCTTGCTTTGAAcggaaaatataaaaagtccTAAGAAAATAGCAAATTTTGCGTGAAATGGTTGTTAGCAATTAGGAGCCTATAGTAGAAACTAATTGGATGGAAGATGCCATTAATTGAATAGAGGAGAATAATTAGGTTCTTAAATAGTATTTCAAGGGAATTGAATAGAGGCGAATAATTTGAAACGCATCTCTCATTCTTTTTGTCCTTCCATATAATAACCAACCACATctcattttgaaattaaaaaattcgTGTAAAAATCTAAGCTTCACAGTGGACTGGTGTATTTTCAGGTAGTAGAAGCTCCACAAATTGAAATGATAATTTATGGCTTTCCACCTtattctctattttcttttctggaTGATTAAATTGCTTCAAGATCCAACATCTTCATG
Protein-coding sequences here:
- the LOC18613235 gene encoding auxin-induced protein AUX28, which encodes MGVGLKLGKGGGDVGGEKAKMGFEETELRLGLPGNIRAGEGEVARKRGFSETVDLKLNLSSKESSGVDPNEKEKNLLPCATDPAKPPAKAQVVGWPPVRSFRKNMFATQKSSSEESEKGGAGNAAFVKVSMDGAPYLRKVDLRMYKTYLELSDALAKMFSSFTIGNCGSQGVKDFMNESKLMDLLNGSDYVPTYEDKDGDWMLVGDVPWDMFVESCKRLRIMKGTEAIGLAPRAMEKCKNRS